One window of Sphingobacteriales bacterium genomic DNA carries:
- a CDS encoding outer membrane lipoprotein carrier protein LolA gives MKKTIALFIALVLISGTIASPVFAQSDAFDPEAKVILDKVAKNFKSLKSFKADFLLKMENTDSKINETQKGKLYLKGNSYKIETSELDRYCDGSSIWTYLKQDKEVQITSVDPESGEISPAQLLNINPKDFKYLLRTPANSAGLAEVDITPLNSNSPFFKTRLTINTKTNMVTKAIVFERNGSRYTYTIQDPQTGQTIDNSFFVFDKSKHPGAEIVDLR, from the coding sequence TAGTACTAATCTCCGGAACTATTGCTTCTCCAGTTTTTGCACAAAGTGATGCTTTTGACCCCGAAGCAAAAGTAATTTTAGATAAAGTGGCTAAGAACTTCAAATCCCTTAAATCCTTTAAAGCAGATTTTTTATTGAAAATGGAAAACACAGATTCCAAAATCAATGAAACACAAAAAGGAAAACTCTATTTAAAAGGTAATAGCTATAAAATAGAAACTTCCGAATTAGACCGATATTGCGATGGAAGTTCAATCTGGACATATCTGAAACAAGATAAAGAAGTTCAGATCACCTCTGTAGATCCCGAATCCGGCGAAATTTCACCGGCTCAGTTATTGAATATCAACCCAAAGGATTTTAAATACCTTCTCCGCACTCCTGCAAACAGTGCAGGTCTTGCCGAGGTAGATATAACCCCACTAAATAGCAATTCGCCTTTTTTTAAAACCAGACTGACCATCAATACCAAAACAAATATGGTAACCAAGGCCATTGTTTTTGAAAGAAACGGCAGTCGTTATACCTATACTATTCAAGACCCTCAAACCGGTCAGACTATTGACAATAGTTTTTTTGTTTTCGACAAATCAAAACATCCCGGAGCAGAAATAGTTGATTTGCGTTAA
- a CDS encoding endonuclease/exonuclease/phosphatase family protein, translated as MANTICPVFKNSVLGCLFLFLLLSFFSNCNNEPENIETDLNVLCYNVAGLPAFISSSKPDLYTSSISPLLNAYDVVHVQEDFCYHDSLRLYNNHPYITETTGCVPGGDGLNTFSRFKIENLDRVSWENCTFADCLTPKGFSYSRIILNGNTGIDFYNVHCNAGSGETSIVARRQNIAQLLNYITQHSEGQAVILMGDFNSRYTRAGDTIRAMFNHDFKDIWIELTRSGSIPEFLEDGLRECSPIRTNQNCEVVDKFFYRSNQHIKITPTYYQLDAPQFYFQNDTLKPLSDHWPIMAGFRISMPVQ; from the coding sequence ATGGCTAATACAATCTGCCCGGTTTTTAAAAACAGCGTTTTAGGTTGCCTTTTTCTGTTTTTACTCCTATCGTTTTTTTCAAATTGCAACAATGAACCTGAAAATATTGAAACCGACCTCAATGTTTTATGTTATAATGTTGCCGGACTTCCGGCTTTTATATCCTCTTCCAAGCCCGATTTATACACTTCATCCATAAGCCCTCTTTTGAACGCTTACGATGTAGTGCATGTACAAGAAGACTTTTGCTATCACGATTCCTTGCGCTTATACAATAACCATCCTTATATTACCGAAACCACCGGTTGTGTTCCTGGTGGAGACGGATTGAATACTTTTTCGAGGTTTAAAATAGAAAATCTGGACAGGGTTTCCTGGGAAAACTGCACCTTTGCAGATTGTCTTACTCCGAAGGGTTTTTCGTATTCGCGAATAATATTAAACGGCAATACCGGTATAGATTTTTATAATGTTCACTGCAATGCCGGTTCAGGCGAAACATCCATAGTAGCAAGAAGGCAAAATATTGCGCAACTTTTAAACTACATCACACAACATTCCGAAGGACAAGCAGTTATCCTGATGGGCGATTTTAACTCTCGCTATACGAGAGCGGGAGACACTATTCGCGCTATGTTTAACCACGATTTTAAAGATATTTGGATTGAACTGACACGTTCTGGCAGCATTCCTGAATTTTTGGAGGATGGATTGAGGGAGTGTTCCCCTATTAGAACTAATCAAAACTGTGAGGTTGTTGATAAGTTTTTTTACCGAAGCAATCAACATATAAAAATTACACCCACCTATTATCAATTGGATGCGCCGCAGTTTTATTTTCAAAACGACACGCTGAAACCCCTTTCAGACCATTGGCCAATTATGGCCGGTTTTAGAATCAGTATGCCTGTTCAATAA
- a CDS encoding sulfotransferase domain-containing protein, with product MNNFNRTPSFFIAGAPKCGTTAMYEYLKQHPQIFLPDKELYFFGSDFTFREPRPKLEYYLSLFADAAPDLICGEASVWYLYSKNAAKEIKQFNPGSKIIIMLRNPVQMLYSLHSQQVYEGNENIPVFEDALMAEGARRKGVQIPPLIGCPVEGLYYSEVVRFTPQLKRYFEVFGREQVKVIIYDDFAKDAALIYKQTLQFLGVDDTFTVNAKRINPNKKIKYPFLRNFLKKRDQRLIRLVKVLLPSKSLRSWIQKKLWSVNTRYVERQPINPETKQLLQQAFKKDIEELSQLLDRNLMHWVES from the coding sequence ATGAATAATTTTAACAGAACCCCTTCTTTTTTTATTGCAGGTGCGCCTAAATGCGGAACCACGGCAATGTATGAGTACTTAAAGCAGCATCCCCAAATTTTTTTGCCTGACAAAGAGTTATATTTCTTTGGCAGTGATTTTACTTTTCGAGAGCCTCGTCCAAAATTAGAATATTACTTGTCTTTGTTTGCTGATGCTGCACCGGATTTGATTTGTGGAGAAGCATCGGTTTGGTACTTGTATTCTAAAAATGCAGCCAAAGAAATCAAACAATTTAATCCAGGATCGAAAATAATTATTATGTTGAGAAATCCGGTTCAGATGTTGTATTCCTTACATAGTCAACAGGTTTATGAGGGCAATGAAAATATTCCGGTGTTTGAAGATGCACTGATGGCAGAAGGAGCAAGGCGAAAAGGGGTGCAAATTCCTCCACTTATTGGTTGTCCTGTTGAGGGATTGTATTATTCAGAAGTAGTTAGATTTACACCTCAGTTAAAAAGATATTTTGAGGTTTTTGGCAGGGAGCAGGTAAAGGTGATTATTTATGATGATTTTGCAAAAGATGCGGCTTTGATTTACAAACAAACACTCCAGTTTCTTGGTGTTGATGATACATTTACCGTGAATGCAAAACGTATTAATCCAAATAAAAAGATAAAATACCCCTTTTTGAGAAATTTTCTTAAAAAAAGAGACCAACGACTTATCAGGTTAGTTAAAGTGTTACTTCCTTCAAAATCATTGAGATCGTGGATTCAAAAAAAGCTATGGTCAGTCAATACCAGATATGTCGAACGACAGCCTATCAATCCGGAAACAAAGCAGTTATTACAACAAGCCTTTAAAAAAGATATTGAAGAGTTAAGTCAGTTGCTTGACCGCAATTTGATGCATTGGGTTGAAAGTTAA
- the nspC gene encoding carboxynorspermidine decarboxylase, giving the protein MVNFSEIPSPAYVLDESLLRKNLELIHSVQQESGCSIILALKGFAMFPVFGMVKQYLSGATASSLNEARLIVEEMGCKAHTYAPAYLDREFEQMLQYSSHLTFNSLAQWERFKDRVKQHTHPVSCGLRINPQYSEVTTEMYNPCIAGSRLGITRDQIPDGLPEEIEGLHFHTLCENDSFTLERTLEAVELRFGDLLHQIKWLNMGGGHLMTRKGYDTQHLIGLIKKIRSKYNIDVILEPGSAIAWQTGYLRSTVLDIIDSQGIEVALLDVSFAAHMPDTLEMPYKPRILGATDPTKGKPTYRMGGMTCLAGDFMGDYSFEQPLSVGDTIVFDDMIHYTMVKTTTFNGVNLPDIGIWQENNRYRLIRNFGYESYKDRLG; this is encoded by the coding sequence ATGGTCAACTTTTCGGAGATTCCTTCTCCAGCTTATGTGTTGGATGAATCACTTTTGCGCAAAAATCTTGAATTGATACATTCTGTTCAACAAGAATCCGGGTGCAGCATCATTCTGGCATTGAAGGGTTTTGCCATGTTTCCGGTGTTTGGAATGGTCAAACAGTATCTCAGTGGTGCAACTGCAAGTTCTTTGAACGAGGCCAGGTTAATTGTGGAAGAAATGGGCTGCAAAGCACATACTTATGCTCCGGCATATCTTGACCGTGAATTTGAGCAAATGTTGCAATACAGCAGCCACCTGACTTTTAATTCCCTGGCTCAATGGGAACGTTTTAAAGACCGTGTCAAACAACATACTCATCCTGTATCATGCGGGTTGCGTATTAACCCGCAGTATTCTGAAGTAACTACTGAAATGTATAACCCTTGTATTGCAGGTTCAAGGCTTGGGATTACACGCGACCAAATTCCTGACGGCCTTCCTGAAGAAATTGAGGGATTACATTTTCACACTCTTTGCGAAAACGATTCATTTACACTTGAAAGAACCTTAGAGGCGGTCGAACTGCGGTTTGGCGATTTACTGCATCAGATTAAATGGCTAAACATGGGTGGCGGACATTTAATGACCCGGAAAGGTTATGATACGCAACACTTGATAGGGTTAATTAAAAAAATAAGGAGCAAGTACAATATTGACGTTATACTCGAACCCGGTTCGGCAATAGCATGGCAAACAGGCTATTTGCGCAGCACAGTTTTAGATATTATTGACAGTCAGGGCATTGAGGTGGCTTTGTTGGATGTTTCTTTTGCCGCTCACATGCCGGATACCTTAGAAATGCCGTATAAACCCCGGATTTTAGGAGCTACGGACCCAACAAAAGGGAAACCCACCTACAGAATGGGCGGAATGACTTGTCTTGCCGGTGATTTTATGGGGGATTATTCCTTTGAACAACCCTTATCAGTTGGCGATACTATCGTTTTTGACGATATGATTCATTATACAATGGTCAAAACAACCACTTTTAACGGGGTAAACCTTCCTGATATCGGAATTTGGCAGGAAAACAATCGTTACCGTTTAATCCGGAATTTTGGGTACGAAAGCTATAAAGACAGGTTGGGATAA
- a CDS encoding M48 family metallopeptidase, with protein sequence MKHPYFHTENLKKIDMDVAFSKRSKNMRITINSIGQVKVIVPFGVAKEQIKALIVNKEKWILDTLEKVQHNQIKTSLPNLYTETTTFTTRNHKLQIAKAHIANARIEIRNGVINVQYPMGENISNPLLQDFIKKGIVEALRIEAHQYLPKRLAQLALQHKFTYSGVSIKNIKSRWGSCSHTNNINLNVHLMRLPDKLIDYVLVHELAHTVVKNHSSQFWSLLAQKLPDALVLDKEINKYSTLL encoded by the coding sequence ATGAAGCATCCTTATTTCCATACCGAAAACCTGAAGAAAATAGACATGGACGTTGCTTTTAGCAAACGCTCAAAAAACATGCGCATAACAATTAATTCAATCGGTCAGGTGAAAGTAATTGTCCCTTTCGGTGTCGCAAAGGAACAGATAAAGGCATTAATAGTCAACAAAGAAAAATGGATTTTAGATACTTTAGAAAAAGTCCAACACAATCAGATAAAAACTTCACTTCCCAATCTTTATACTGAAACCACCACTTTTACCACCCGTAACCATAAACTGCAAATTGCTAAAGCCCATATAGCAAATGCAAGAATAGAAATCCGAAACGGGGTAATCAACGTACAATATCCGATGGGAGAAAATATTTCAAATCCACTTTTACAGGATTTTATTAAAAAAGGAATTGTAGAAGCCCTCCGTATAGAAGCGCATCAATATTTACCAAAGCGATTGGCTCAATTGGCACTACAACACAAGTTTACTTACTCGGGTGTTTCTATTAAAAATATTAAAAGCAGATGGGGAAGTTGTTCGCATACCAACAATATCAATCTGAATGTCCATTTGATGCGATTGCCCGATAAATTGATTGATTATGTATTGGTACATGAATTAGCACATACCGTAGTTAAAAACCACAGTTCGCAATTTTGGAGCTTGCTGGCACAAAAATTGCCCGATGCACTTGTTCTTGATAAAGAAATCAATAAGTACAGTACATTATTGTAA
- the ppk1 gene encoding polyphosphate kinase 1 gives MSNNKYEYINRELSWLSFNERVLQEAEDEETPLLTRIKFLGIFSNNLDEFFRVRVATLKRVLSVNKEARLALGFSPKKTLNQIQEIVVIQQDKFEKIYKDIKRQLSKNNIFIIDEKKLTKAQGKAVKAYFHDKVRPALIPLMISDIDEFPHLKDGSIYLAVSLDKADKSKKKRYALIEVPTHKLSRFYVLPTSNNKTHVILLDDVIRFCLEDIFAIFGYDQYDAYTIKITKDAEIDIDTDVSKSFLELIDTSIKRRSFGLPVRFIYDDELLTAHQDMLNFILDKLHITEADNIIGAGRYHNFKDFMKFPRLGALQFTGDVYPPLQHPAINPNHRLFLLLDNQDIMLHFPYQSYHPVIDFLREAAIDPHVRFIKITLYRLANNSNIVEALINARKNGKEVTAVLELQARFDEEANIKWAKQMQESGIKVLHGIQDMKIHAKLCLVGRRNPDLSISHYAYISTGNFNEDTANVYADDSLFTAHDGITKDIKQLFDLVEMKTFVQPFQHLLVSPYFMQDQLCSLIDVEIANAKAGKKAYLIAKLNSLNDMAMIDKLYEAAEAGVKLHLIVRGICCLATHIPELKNNINAISIVDQYLEHSRILIFANGGDEKYFIASADWMERNLRHRIEVACPVYDKKLQNELRKMIDIQLNDNQKARYLNHHKGNVFKKNKKPKLNAQIAIYQFLSGKK, from the coding sequence ATGTCCAATAATAAATATGAATACATTAACCGCGAATTGAGTTGGTTAAGTTTTAATGAACGCGTATTACAGGAAGCCGAGGATGAAGAAACTCCGCTACTAACCAGAATTAAATTTCTTGGAATATTTTCTAACAATTTGGATGAGTTTTTCAGAGTACGTGTAGCTACGCTTAAAAGGGTATTGAGTGTCAACAAAGAAGCAAGGCTTGCGTTAGGATTTAGCCCTAAAAAAACGCTGAATCAAATTCAGGAAATAGTAGTTATTCAACAAGATAAGTTTGAAAAAATCTACAAAGACATAAAGCGTCAGCTATCTAAAAACAATATTTTTATCATAGACGAAAAGAAATTGACAAAGGCTCAGGGGAAGGCCGTAAAAGCATATTTTCACGACAAAGTCAGACCTGCTTTGATTCCTTTAATGATTAGCGATATTGATGAATTTCCACATCTTAAAGACGGTTCAATTTATCTGGCAGTCAGCCTTGATAAAGCAGATAAAAGCAAAAAGAAAAGGTATGCCTTAATTGAAGTGCCCACTCATAAACTTTCGAGATTTTATGTTTTGCCAACCTCTAACAACAAGACTCATGTTATTTTGCTTGACGATGTAATCCGGTTTTGTCTGGAAGATATTTTTGCCATCTTTGGTTATGACCAATACGATGCTTATACTATCAAAATTACCAAGGATGCTGAAATAGATATTGATACCGATGTTTCAAAAAGTTTTTTAGAATTGATTGATACGAGCATTAAGCGACGAAGTTTTGGATTACCCGTGCGGTTTATTTATGACGATGAACTTTTGACGGCACATCAGGATATGTTGAACTTCATTTTGGATAAACTGCACATTACTGAAGCTGACAATATAATTGGTGCCGGGCGATATCATAACTTCAAAGATTTTATGAAGTTCCCACGTTTGGGAGCGCTTCAGTTTACCGGAGACGTTTACCCCCCCCTGCAACATCCTGCGATAAACCCCAATCACCGTTTGTTTTTATTACTCGACAATCAGGATATAATGTTGCATTTCCCGTATCAATCCTATCATCCGGTGATTGATTTTTTGAGGGAGGCTGCCATTGATCCTCATGTCAGGTTTATAAAAATCACGCTTTACAGATTGGCAAACAATTCCAATATTGTCGAAGCTCTGATCAATGCGCGCAAAAACGGAAAAGAAGTAACGGCTGTTTTAGAATTACAGGCACGTTTTGACGAAGAAGCCAATATTAAATGGGCGAAACAAATGCAGGAAAGCGGGATAAAGGTGTTGCATGGGATTCAGGATATGAAAATTCATGCAAAATTATGTTTGGTCGGCAGAAGAAACCCGGATTTGAGCATATCACACTATGCCTATATTTCAACAGGCAATTTTAACGAAGACACCGCCAACGTTTATGCTGACGATAGTTTGTTTACTGCCCATGATGGCATAACCAAAGACATCAAACAACTTTTTGACCTTGTTGAAATGAAAACATTTGTGCAGCCGTTTCAACATTTATTGGTGTCCCCATATTTTATGCAAGACCAGTTATGCAGTTTAATAGATGTGGAGATTGCCAATGCGAAAGCCGGTAAAAAGGCTTACCTGATAGCCAAATTAAATAGTTTGAATGATATGGCTATGATTGATAAGCTTTATGAGGCAGCAGAAGCCGGAGTTAAGCTCCATTTAATTGTCAGAGGCATCTGTTGTTTGGCAACACATATTCCGGAACTTAAAAACAATATAAACGCCATCAGCATTGTTGACCAATATCTCGAACATTCCAGAATTCTTATTTTTGCAAACGGAGGTGATGAAAAATACTTTATTGCGTCGGCCGATTGGATGGAAAGAAACCTGCGACACAGGATTGAAGTGGCCTGCCCCGTTTACGACAAAAAACTACAGAATGAATTGCGAAAAATGATAGACATTCAATTGAACGACAATCAAAAAGCCCGTTACCTGAACCACCACAAAGGCAATGTGTTTAAGAAAAACAAAAAGCCTAAACTGAATGCTCAAATCGCTATTTATCAGTTTTTGTCCGGCAAAAAATAA